One window of Trinickia caryophylli genomic DNA carries:
- a CDS encoding aldose epimerase family protein, with amino-acid sequence MSTATLSAEPWGLLPGGEPVHLFTLRNAHDMKVTISDLGATLVSWHAPDRAGRLQDVLLGHDTPAQYHAGTAYMGAIVGRWANRIAGARFTLDGIEYVLDRNEGDNLLHGGATGFHRARWEAGQEDGALVFKLESEEGDAGFPGNVSVQVRYTLDDDGALTIDYTAHTDAPTPLNLTNHAYFNLAADASSDIRGHVMTIDADRFFEVDAALIPCRASPVAGNAFDFRQSAPIGARLDWPHAQLTIARGFDHCYLLHGAGADPEASHADHAGQLRRAARAYDPTSGRELTVSTDQRGLQFYTGNYLEGVRGRNGAVYARHAGFCVEAGAFPNEINMDAREHLIVRPGMPYRQVTRYRLGIGG; translated from the coding sequence ATGAGCACTGCAACACTGTCCGCTGAACCCTGGGGCCTGCTGCCAGGAGGCGAACCCGTCCATCTCTTCACGCTGCGCAACGCGCACGACATGAAGGTGACGATCAGCGATCTGGGCGCCACGCTCGTGTCCTGGCACGCCCCCGACCGTGCGGGGCGGCTGCAGGACGTGCTGCTGGGACACGATACGCCAGCGCAGTACCACGCCGGAACGGCCTATATGGGAGCCATCGTCGGACGCTGGGCGAACCGCATTGCCGGCGCACGCTTCACGCTCGACGGCATCGAGTACGTGCTCGATCGCAACGAGGGCGACAACCTGCTGCACGGCGGCGCAACCGGGTTTCACCGTGCGCGTTGGGAGGCCGGGCAGGAGGACGGCGCGCTCGTGTTCAAGCTCGAGTCCGAAGAAGGCGATGCGGGTTTTCCCGGAAACGTATCGGTGCAGGTCCGCTATACGCTCGACGACGACGGTGCGCTGACGATCGACTACACGGCGCACACCGATGCGCCGACACCATTGAATCTGACGAATCACGCCTACTTCAACCTGGCGGCCGATGCCAGCTCGGACATTCGCGGGCACGTCATGACGATCGACGCCGATCGCTTTTTCGAGGTCGACGCGGCCCTGATTCCCTGCCGGGCATCGCCGGTGGCCGGCAACGCATTCGATTTTCGCCAAAGCGCGCCGATCGGCGCCCGGCTGGACTGGCCGCATGCACAGCTCACGATTGCGCGCGGTTTCGATCATTGCTACCTGCTGCATGGTGCCGGCGCTGATCCAGAGGCGAGCCACGCGGACCACGCGGGGCAATTGCGGCGCGCGGCACGTGCCTACGACCCGACGAGCGGCCGCGAGCTGACCGTGTCGACCGATCAACGCGGCCTCCAGTTCTATACGGGCAATTATCTGGAAGGGGTACGGGGACGCAACGGTGCGGTCTATGCACGCCATGCAGGCTTTTGCGTCGAGGCTGGCGCGTTTCCGAACGAGATCAACATGGATGCGCGCGAGCACCTGATCGTGCGACCGGGCATGCCCTACCGCCAGGTGACGCGCTATCGGCTCGGCATCGGCGGCTGA
- a CDS encoding ferredoxin--NADP reductase, producing the protein MGTYDTKVVVRDIVATDTMTFEFARPDGFDFKAGQAIDLILPESGQPDARHTFSIVSAPFEDKVAIATRMRDTPFKRALRMLMAGSPARIEGPFGSLTLHKETRHAAVLIAGGIGITPFLSMIRQAAHDQSPQYLLLVYSNRRPEDAPFLSELTQLERVNSNFRLVATMTQPGKSHIHWNGANGPIDEALLRQVAGNLADPVYYLAGPPKMVEAIRETLTDIGVADAAIRSEEFYGY; encoded by the coding sequence ATGGGCACGTACGATACGAAGGTGGTTGTACGCGACATCGTCGCGACGGATACGATGACGTTCGAGTTCGCGCGCCCGGACGGCTTCGATTTCAAGGCTGGTCAGGCCATCGATCTGATCCTTCCCGAATCGGGGCAACCGGACGCCCGCCACACGTTTTCCATCGTCAGCGCGCCGTTCGAAGACAAGGTGGCCATTGCCACGCGCATGCGCGACACGCCGTTCAAGCGGGCACTGCGCATGTTGATGGCAGGTTCGCCGGCGCGCATCGAAGGCCCGTTCGGTTCGCTCACCCTGCACAAGGAAACCCGGCACGCGGCCGTGCTGATCGCGGGCGGAATCGGCATTACGCCGTTCCTGAGCATGATCCGGCAGGCTGCTCACGACCAGTCGCCGCAGTATCTGCTGCTCGTCTATTCGAACCGCCGCCCCGAGGACGCGCCGTTTCTCTCCGAGCTGACCCAGCTCGAGCGCGTGAACTCGAACTTCCGTCTCGTCGCGACGATGACGCAGCCCGGCAAGTCGCACATTCATTGGAACGGCGCGAACGGCCCGATCGACGAAGCGCTGCTGCGGCAGGTGGCGGGCAACCTCGCGGATCCCGTCTACTACCTCGCCGGCCCGCCGAAGATGGTCGAGGCGATACGCGAGACGCTGACCGATATCGGTGTGGCCGACGCCGCGATTCGCAGCGAGGAGTTTTACGGCTACTAG
- a CDS encoding non-heme iron oxygenase ferredoxin subunit: MAGWTRVALAADLGPGQCRSVVAEGTRIAVFNVDGTLHAIEDRCTHDDGQLTGGGLEGDVVVCPRHGARFCVKTGKALTPPAYEDVPVFPVRIEAGFVEVRDPRWDGLDD; encoded by the coding sequence ATGGCCGGCTGGACACGCGTGGCATTGGCCGCCGATCTCGGCCCGGGGCAATGCCGCAGCGTGGTAGCCGAAGGCACGCGCATCGCGGTCTTCAACGTGGACGGCACGCTGCATGCGATCGAAGACCGCTGCACCCACGACGATGGGCAATTGACAGGCGGAGGCCTGGAGGGCGACGTCGTCGTTTGCCCCCGGCACGGGGCGCGGTTTTGCGTGAAAACCGGCAAGGCACTCACGCCGCCCGCATACGAGGACGTGCCGGTGTTTCCGGTGCGCATCGAAGCGGGCTTCGTCGAAGTCCGCGATCCGCGCTGGGATGGACTCGACGACTGA
- a CDS encoding SUF system Fe-S cluster assembly protein, giving the protein MKAFDEAGRLGEATPTAPTAPIAAPDLRARVIEALRTVFDPEIPVNIYDLGLIYGLDVDEQGGHVAIRMTLTAPGCPVAQTFPGVVGEVVASVEGVHAASVELVWEPAWSQARMSEAARLQLGLL; this is encoded by the coding sequence ATGAAGGCATTCGATGAAGCGGGCCGCCTCGGCGAGGCGACCCCGACAGCGCCGACAGCGCCGATAGCGGCGCCCGATCTGCGGGCACGTGTGATCGAGGCGCTGCGCACCGTGTTCGATCCCGAGATCCCCGTCAACATCTACGATCTCGGGCTTATCTACGGGCTCGACGTGGACGAGCAGGGAGGCCATGTCGCGATCCGCATGACGCTTACGGCACCGGGCTGCCCGGTTGCTCAGACGTTCCCTGGGGTGGTCGGGGAAGTCGTCGCGTCGGTCGAGGGCGTGCATGCCGCCTCGGTCGAACTCGTCTGGGAGCCCGCGTGGTCGCAGGCGCGGATGAGCGAAGCAGCGCGCCTGCAACTGGGGCTGCTCTGA
- the sufU gene encoding Fe-S cluster assembly sulfur transfer protein SufU, whose product MSDLRELYQEVIFDHYRHPRNQGALPDANHAAHGYNPLCGDQVTVRLRLEGGVVEDVRFEGAGCAIATASASLMTELLKGRTLAEADALFTRFHEMVTAPPGAAAPDAQAFGKLAALGGVREFPARIKCATLAWHTFHAALHDEGGTISTE is encoded by the coding sequence ATGAGCGATCTGCGCGAACTCTATCAGGAAGTGATCTTCGACCATTACCGTCATCCTCGCAATCAAGGCGCGCTGCCCGATGCGAATCATGCGGCGCACGGGTACAACCCGCTTTGCGGCGATCAGGTGACGGTCCGGCTGCGACTCGAGGGCGGGGTCGTCGAGGACGTGCGTTTCGAAGGTGCCGGCTGCGCCATTGCCACAGCCTCTGCATCGTTGATGACCGAGTTGTTGAAAGGCAGAACGCTGGCGGAGGCCGATGCGCTCTTTACTCGTTTTCACGAAATGGTGACGGCGCCGCCCGGTGCGGCCGCGCCCGATGCGCAAGCATTCGGCAAGCTCGCGGCGCTCGGCGGCGTGCGCGAGTTCCCTGCACGCATAAAGTGCGCGACGCTCGCCTGGCATACCTTCCATGCCGCGCTGCATGACGAAGGCGGCACCATCTCGACGGAATGA
- a CDS encoding cysteine desulfurase codes for MNPYEPLTMRGDADVARWRRDFPILESTAHGKPLVYLDNGATTQKPLPVIEAERAYYLTTNANVHRGVHLLSQRATEAYEAARARVARFVNAARAEEIVFVRGTTEAINLVAQSDVRPRVQAGDEILITAMEHHANIVPWQLVCMQTGATLKVVPIDDSGSLDVDAYARMLSARTRLVALAHVSNALGTINPVAQLIELAHARGVPVLVDGAQAVAHLGVDVRALDCDFYAFSGHKIYGPTGIGVLYAKAARLDAMPPWQGGGDMIRSVTFEKTEYNAIPWKFEAGTPNIAGAIALAAALDYVDAIGIDALAAHEAALLDYATDAMRALPGVRLVGTAARKAGILSFVHDAVHAHDIGTILDRCGVAVRAGHHCAMPVMQRFRVPATVRASFALYNTRAEIDALLDGMAKVQEVFGR; via the coding sequence ATGAACCCGTACGAGCCGTTGACGATGCGCGGCGACGCGGACGTCGCGCGCTGGCGCCGCGATTTTCCGATTCTTGAAAGCACCGCGCATGGCAAGCCGCTCGTCTACCTCGATAACGGCGCGACGACACAAAAGCCGCTTCCCGTCATCGAGGCCGAGCGCGCCTACTACCTGACGACGAATGCGAACGTGCACCGCGGCGTGCACCTGCTCTCGCAGCGCGCGACGGAGGCGTACGAGGCGGCGCGCGCGCGCGTGGCGCGCTTCGTCAACGCGGCACGCGCCGAAGAAATCGTGTTCGTGCGAGGCACGACCGAGGCGATCAACCTCGTCGCGCAGAGCGACGTGCGCCCGCGCGTGCAGGCAGGCGACGAGATCCTGATCACGGCCATGGAGCACCACGCGAACATCGTTCCATGGCAACTTGTCTGCATGCAGACGGGAGCAACGCTCAAAGTCGTGCCGATCGACGACAGCGGATCGCTCGACGTCGATGCGTATGCACGGATGCTGAGCGCGCGCACGCGCCTCGTCGCACTCGCGCACGTGTCGAATGCGCTCGGCACGATCAACCCGGTTGCCCAACTGATCGAACTCGCCCATGCCCGGGGCGTGCCGGTGCTCGTGGACGGCGCGCAGGCCGTCGCCCACCTCGGTGTGGACGTGCGTGCGCTCGATTGCGATTTTTACGCGTTTTCCGGCCACAAGATCTATGGCCCGACCGGTATCGGCGTGCTCTATGCCAAGGCGGCGCGCCTCGATGCCATGCCGCCGTGGCAGGGGGGCGGCGACATGATCCGCTCGGTGACGTTCGAGAAGACCGAATACAACGCGATTCCGTGGAAGTTCGAGGCGGGCACGCCGAATATCGCCGGCGCCATCGCGCTGGCCGCCGCGCTCGATTACGTCGACGCCATCGGCATCGATGCGCTTGCCGCCCACGAGGCCGCGCTGCTCGATTACGCCACCGATGCGATGCGGGCGCTCCCCGGAGTCCGCCTGGTCGGCACGGCCGCCCGCAAGGCGGGCATCCTGTCGTTCGTCCATGACGCCGTGCATGCCCACGATATCGGCACGATTCTCGACCGCTGCGGCGTGGCCGTCCGTGCGGGCCATCATTGCGCGATGCCGGTCATGCAGCGCTTCCGCGTGCCGGCTACCGTGCGTGCCTCGTTTGCCCTCTACAACACGCGTGCCGAGATCGATGCGTTGCTCGACGGCATGGCGAAAGTGCAGGAGGTGTTCGGTCGATGA
- the sufD gene encoding Fe-S cluster assembly protein SufD, with the protein MSESTLELYRQAFHSLARTLPGAELAWLRAARRRAFERFEKLGFPGTRLEDWKYTDVAAIAGGAWHFTSPRGDDADVSSIVDELVVEKTAARLVFVNGRHAPKLSRAQSLPDGVFVGSLTRALREIPEQLEPAMGHETPKDGFAALNAAFVSDGYVVVLPRDCRLEQPLQMLFVTDEAGLAMHPSNVVLAAPGAQCTVVEQFAGVADDAYLTNVVTRIVAQEQAQIEHCRIQHEAKRSFHIGHLDIVGQRASRVVSHSFAFGAALSRVQIDADLAAADAYAELDGLYFLRGRQHADHHTRIDHEYPRGTSRQYYRGVLDGASRGVFNGRVVVHQDAQRTDTHQSNHNLLLSADAEIDTKPQLEIYADDVKCTHGATVGRLDENQLFYLRARGIDEAAARACLLEAFARDVLERVSNERLRDKLTGILLARMPGAQQGWSRP; encoded by the coding sequence ATGAGCGAATCGACGCTCGAGCTCTATCGACAGGCATTCCATTCGCTGGCAAGGACGCTGCCGGGCGCGGAACTCGCATGGCTGCGCGCGGCCCGCCGCCGCGCGTTCGAGCGCTTCGAAAAGCTCGGCTTTCCGGGCACGCGCCTCGAGGACTGGAAGTACACGGACGTCGCGGCGATAGCAGGGGGGGCCTGGCATTTCACCTCGCCGCGCGGCGACGATGCCGATGTGTCGTCGATCGTCGACGAACTCGTCGTCGAGAAGACGGCGGCACGCCTCGTGTTCGTCAACGGCCGTCACGCCCCGAAGCTCTCTCGCGCGCAGTCCTTGCCCGATGGCGTATTCGTCGGCAGCCTGACGCGCGCACTGCGCGAGATCCCCGAGCAGCTCGAGCCCGCCATGGGGCACGAAACGCCCAAGGACGGCTTCGCGGCCCTCAATGCGGCGTTCGTCAGCGACGGCTACGTGGTCGTGCTGCCGCGCGATTGCCGCCTCGAGCAGCCGTTGCAGATGCTTTTCGTGACCGATGAGGCGGGGCTCGCCATGCACCCGAGTAACGTGGTGCTCGCCGCGCCCGGGGCGCAGTGCACCGTCGTCGAGCAGTTCGCCGGCGTGGCCGACGATGCTTATCTGACGAACGTCGTTACGCGCATCGTCGCGCAAGAGCAGGCGCAAATCGAGCACTGCCGCATCCAGCACGAGGCCAAGCGGAGCTTCCACATCGGGCATCTCGATATCGTCGGGCAGCGGGCGAGCCGCGTCGTCTCTCATTCGTTTGCATTCGGCGCCGCGCTTTCGCGTGTGCAAATCGACGCCGATCTCGCGGCTGCGGATGCGTACGCCGAACTGGACGGCCTTTATTTCCTGAGAGGACGGCAGCACGCGGACCATCACACCCGGATAGATCACGAGTACCCGCGCGGCACGAGCCGCCAGTACTATCGCGGCGTGCTCGACGGTGCGTCGCGTGGGGTCTTCAACGGCCGCGTGGTCGTGCATCAGGACGCGCAGCGCACGGACACTCACCAGTCGAATCACAATCTGCTGCTGTCGGCCGATGCCGAGATCGACACGAAGCCTCAGCTCGAGATCTACGCCGACGACGTCAAGTGCACGCACGGCGCCACCGTGGGGCGCCTCGATGAGAACCAGCTTTTCTATCTGCGCGCGCGCGGTATCGACGAGGCCGCCGCGCGCGCCTGTCTTCTCGAGGCGTTTGCGCGAGATGTGCTGGAGCGTGTGAGCAATGAGCGGCTGCGCGACAAGCTGACGGGGATCCTGCTCGCACGCATGCCCGGCGCACAACAAGGATGGAGTCGGCCATGA
- the sufC gene encoding Fe-S cluster assembly ATPase SufC, translating to MLEVSNLSVEIEGKPILRGVDLRVQAGEVHAIMGPNGSGKSTLAQVLAGRDQYRVTGGTVRYRDRDLLALSPEERAREGLFLAFQYPVEIPGVSNVYLLKAALNAQRRYRGEPELDAMEFLALVKRKMALMQMDEDLLYRAVNEGFSGGEKKRNEILQLAVLEPRLAVLDEPDSGLDIDALQVVADGVNRMRSTDRAIVLVTHYRRLLDYVAPDYVHVLSQGRIVKSGTRELAEELERRGYGWLAAQESGTPEDGPPPSP from the coding sequence ATGCTGGAAGTCAGCAACCTCAGCGTCGAAATCGAGGGCAAGCCGATTTTGCGCGGCGTGGATTTGCGCGTGCAGGCGGGCGAGGTCCACGCGATCATGGGGCCCAACGGCTCGGGCAAGAGCACGCTCGCACAGGTACTCGCCGGACGCGATCAGTACCGGGTAACGGGCGGCACGGTTCGATATCGCGATCGCGACCTGCTCGCGCTGTCACCCGAGGAGCGCGCGAGAGAGGGCCTCTTTCTCGCGTTTCAGTATCCGGTGGAGATACCGGGCGTGAGCAACGTCTATCTGCTCAAAGCCGCACTGAATGCACAACGGCGGTATCGCGGCGAGCCCGAACTCGATGCGATGGAGTTTCTCGCGCTCGTCAAACGCAAGATGGCGCTTATGCAGATGGACGAGGACCTGCTTTATCGCGCTGTCAACGAGGGATTCTCAGGCGGAGAGAAGAAGCGCAACGAAATTTTGCAACTCGCCGTGCTCGAGCCGCGGCTTGCCGTGCTGGACGAACCCGATTCCGGCCTCGATATCGATGCGCTGCAAGTCGTGGCAGACGGGGTGAACCGCATGCGCAGCACCGATCGCGCGATCGTGCTCGTTACCCATTACCGGCGCTTGCTCGATTACGTCGCCCCCGATTACGTTCATGTGCTGTCGCAGGGGCGCATCGTCAAATCGGGCACGCGCGAACTGGCCGAGGAGCTCGAGCGCAGGGGCTACGGCTGGCTTGCCGCGCAGGAAAGCGGCACCCCGGAGGACGGCCCGCCGCCATCGCCTTGA
- the sufB gene encoding Fe-S cluster assembly protein SufB has protein sequence MNATTSPLDQLMSREYQHGFESDVQSDTLPRGLSEEVIRLISARKNEPGFMLEWRLAAYCHWLTMTEPTWSTVRHPPIDYQDIAYYSAPFDRKNRPKSLDEVDPELLRTYEKLGVPLQERELLAGVAVDAIFDSVSVATTFREQLGALGIIFCSFSEAIEQHPELVRQYLGSVVPHTDNFFAALNSAVFSDGSFCYIPPGVRCPMELSTYFRINARNTGQFERTLIVADRGASVSYLEGCTAPMRDENQLHAAVVELVALEDAQIRYSTVQNWYPGDARGRGGIYNFVTKRGDCREANAKISWTQVETGSAITWKYPSVILRGDNSVGEFYSVALTNHHQQADTGTKMIHLGRNTRSTILSKGISAGRGKNAYRGLVKVARTADGARNYTQCDSLLLGNRASAHTFPYIEVRNPSASVEHEASTSRIGEDQLFYCQQRGLSEEDAVSMIVNGFCKEVFKELPMEFAVEAQKLLGVSLEGSVG, from the coding sequence ATGAACGCGACGACATCCCCCCTCGACCAACTGATGAGCCGCGAGTACCAACACGGGTTCGAGAGCGACGTGCAATCGGACACGCTGCCGCGCGGTCTGTCGGAGGAGGTCATTCGTCTCATTTCGGCCAGGAAGAACGAGCCCGGGTTCATGCTCGAATGGCGACTGGCCGCCTATTGCCATTGGCTTACGATGACCGAGCCGACATGGTCGACCGTGCGTCATCCGCCTATCGACTATCAGGACATTGCCTATTATTCGGCTCCATTCGATCGGAAGAATCGCCCCAAGAGTCTGGACGAGGTCGACCCTGAGCTGCTGCGCACCTACGAAAAGCTCGGCGTGCCGCTCCAGGAGCGCGAATTGCTCGCGGGTGTCGCGGTCGACGCCATATTCGACAGCGTATCGGTGGCCACGACGTTTCGCGAGCAGTTGGGCGCGCTCGGCATCATCTTTTGCTCGTTCTCCGAAGCGATCGAACAGCACCCCGAACTGGTACGCCAGTACCTCGGCTCCGTCGTGCCGCATACCGACAATTTTTTTGCCGCGCTGAATTCGGCGGTTTTCAGCGACGGGTCGTTTTGCTACATCCCGCCTGGCGTGCGGTGCCCCATGGAGCTGTCCACCTACTTCCGTATCAATGCGCGCAACACAGGCCAGTTCGAGCGCACGCTGATCGTGGCTGACCGCGGTGCCAGCGTCAGCTATCTCGAAGGCTGCACCGCGCCGATGCGCGACGAGAATCAGCTGCATGCGGCGGTGGTCGAGCTCGTCGCGCTCGAGGATGCGCAGATTCGCTACTCGACGGTGCAGAACTGGTATCCCGGCGATGCGCGCGGGCGCGGCGGCATCTATAACTTCGTCACGAAGCGTGGGGACTGCCGCGAGGCCAACGCGAAAATTTCCTGGACACAGGTGGAGACGGGCTCGGCGATCACATGGAAGTACCCGAGCGTGATTCTGCGCGGGGACAACTCGGTGGGCGAATTTTATTCGGTCGCCCTCACGAATCACCACCAGCAGGCCGATACGGGCACGAAGATGATCCACCTCGGCCGCAACACGCGCAGCACCATTTTGTCGAAAGGGATCTCCGCGGGGCGTGGCAAGAATGCCTATCGCGGTCTCGTGAAGGTGGCGCGTACGGCGGACGGCGCGCGCAACTACACGCAGTGCGACTCCCTGCTGCTCGGCAATCGCGCAAGCGCGCATACGTTCCCGTACATCGAGGTCAGGAATCCGAGTGCGAGCGTCGAGCACGAGGCTTCGACTTCGCGCATCGGCGAGGACCAGCTCTTCTATTGCCAGCAGCGAGGGCTCTCGGAGGAGGATGCCGTTTCCATGATCGTCAACGGGTTCTGCAAGGAAGTTTTCAAGGAGTTGCCGATGGAGTTCGCCGTCGAAGCGCAAAAGCTGCTCGGCGTGAGTCTTGAGGGCAGCGTCGGATAA
- a CDS encoding CCDC90 family protein, translating to MMVVAFDALAYVRRLEQGGVPRETVVTQAEALAGAIEGTLVTKQDLKNTESTLKAEITAEIESVRTDLKIGLTELRGELRTELAKTRGDMMTEIAKSKVSTIVWLVSLSVIATAAQIAARVLLH from the coding sequence ATGATGGTCGTTGCTTTTGACGCGTTGGCGTATGTCCGCCGGCTTGAACAGGGTGGTGTCCCGCGCGAAACGGTGGTGACGCAGGCCGAGGCACTTGCCGGTGCGATCGAAGGCACGTTGGTAACCAAGCAGGATCTCAAGAACACAGAATCGACGCTCAAGGCTGAAATCACGGCTGAAATCGAGAGCGTGCGTACGGATCTGAAAATCGGCTTGACCGAATTGCGCGGCGAATTGAGGACCGAGTTGGCCAAGACCCGCGGAGATATGATGACCGAAATCGCGAAGTCGAAGGTTTCGACCATCGTGTGGCTGGTGAGCCTCAGCGTCATCGCTACGGCGGCACAGATCGCGGCGCGCGTGCTTCTTCACTAG
- the xth gene encoding exodeoxyribonuclease III, which translates to MKIATWNVNSLKVRQQHVIDWLELSGVDILCLQELKLPDEKFPHAELAAKGYRSWCAGQKTYNGVAVLVREGLKVDETDIVRNIPGFDDEQQRLIALTIGGNRIISAYFPNGQAPGTDKFAYKLRWLDALAAWIGAEMARYPALALLGDYNIAPEDRDVHDPQAWQGQNLVSPEERAAFAKLVGLGLVDSFRKFEQPEKTFTWWDYRMLAFRRNAGLRIDHILLSPELAQHCSLCEVDKTPRKWDQPSDHAPVIAQIG; encoded by the coding sequence ATGAAGATTGCCACGTGGAACGTCAATTCTCTGAAGGTCCGTCAGCAGCATGTGATCGACTGGCTCGAGCTCTCGGGCGTCGACATACTGTGTCTCCAGGAACTGAAGCTGCCCGACGAGAAGTTTCCGCATGCCGAGCTTGCTGCCAAGGGCTATCGCAGCTGGTGCGCCGGACAAAAGACCTACAACGGTGTGGCGGTACTCGTGCGCGAGGGGCTGAAAGTCGACGAAACCGATATCGTGCGCAACATCCCGGGCTTCGACGACGAGCAACAGCGTCTGATCGCACTCACCATCGGCGGCAATCGCATCATCTCCGCCTATTTCCCGAACGGCCAGGCGCCCGGCACGGACAAATTCGCCTACAAGCTGCGCTGGCTCGATGCGCTGGCCGCGTGGATCGGTGCCGAAATGGCCCGCTATCCGGCGCTTGCGCTACTGGGGGACTACAACATCGCGCCCGAAGACCGCGACGTGCACGACCCGCAGGCGTGGCAAGGCCAGAATCTCGTCTCCCCCGAAGAACGCGCCGCGTTTGCCAAGCTCGTGGGGCTCGGCCTCGTCGATTCCTTCCGCAAGTTCGAACAGCCGGAGAAGACGTTCACCTGGTGGGATTACCGCATGCTGGCGTTCCGCCGCAATGCGGGGCTGCGCATCGATCACATCCTGCTCTCGCCCGAGCTCGCGCAGCACTGCTCGCTGTGCGAAGTCGACAAGACACCGCGCAAATGGGATCAGCCGTCGGATCACGCGCCCGTCATCGCACAGATCGGCTGA